In Effusibacillus pohliae DSM 22757, the sequence ATCAAACTCATCAACCAGGTTGCCCAAAATCGCCCTGTAATGCGCCAAACCGCCTTCCTGGATGCAGGCGCGCAGCCGCTCCCGCCAGCTTTCCGCCTGCCGCTCCGCCACATCGGCGAGCGACGGAACTTCCCGCGGCACTATTTTCGCTTTCGTCTCTTTTTCAATCGTTTTCAACAATTTGAATTCCCTCGGCGTGACCAGCGTAATGGCCAGTCCCCGGCGTCCCGCCCGGCCGGTGCGGCCGATCCGGTGCACGTAGGATTCCGGGTCCTGCGGGATGTCATAGTTCACCACGTGCGACACGTTTCCGACGTCGATCCCGCGCGCCGCCACATCGGTTGCTACCAGCAGCTCGATGTCGCCGTTGCGGAATTTTTTCATCACGCGGTCGCGCTGCGCCTGCGACAGGTCGCCGTGCAATCCGTCCGCCATATAGCCGCGCGCAATCAGTGCTTCCGTCAGCTCGTCGACGCCCCGTTTCGTACGGCAGAAAATGATGCCAAGCTGAATTTCCTGGCTGTCGATGATGCGGCACAAACTTTCCAGCTTGTTGCGCTCCAGCACCTTGTAGTAGACCTGTTCGATCAGCGGCACTGTCACGTCGCCGCGGTTGACCGTAACGCTGACCGGATTTTGCATGTAGCGTTGCGCCAGCCGCTTCACTTCGTCTGGCATCGTCGCAGAAAACAGCAGCGTCTGCCGGTCGTTCGGCGTGCTCTGCAAAATCGATTCGATATCGTCAATGAATCCCATGTCGAGCATTTCGTCCGCTTCATCCAGCACCACTGTCTGCAACCGGTCCAGCTTCAGCGTGCCGCGGCGGATGTGATCCAGCACGCGGCCGGGGGTGCCGATCACAATATGAACGCCCTGCTGCAGCGCCTTGATCTGGTGGCCGATCGATTGGCCGCCGTAGATCGGTAACGTCCGCACCCGTTTGTAGCGGGCGATTTTGCGCAGCTCACCAGCGACCTGGATGGCCAGTTCCCGCGTCGGCGTCAAAATCAGTGCCTGCACATGGCGGGTGTTGGTCGCCGTCATCTCGACCAACGGGATGCCGAACGCAGCCGTTTTTCCCGTTCCCGTCTGCGCCTGTCCGATCACGTCCTGCCCGGTGAGGACCACCGGAATGCACTGCGCCTGGATGGGAGAAGGCTCTTCAAACCCCATTTCGTCGATCGCCTGTTGCACCTTTTTGTTTAGTCCCAGTTCTGCAAATGTCGTCATTCTATCACCTTTCTAAGTCAAACGTTTGAATAATGAATAGAGCGCGTTTTTGGCGGAGCGGATGCGGATCTGCTGGCGGTCTCCGCGAAACCGGAATTCCTTCGCGGTCGTTCCGTCCGGTCCGGCGACGGCGATGTGCACAAGACCGACCGGTTTGTCAGGCGTCCCGCCCCCCGGTCCGGCAATGCCGGTGACCGAAATCGACCAATCGGCGTCGGAACGGGCTCTCGCTCCTTCCGCCATCGCCCGCGCACATTCTTCCGAGACAGCCCCGTACCTGCCGAGAAGTTCGGAAGATACCCCCAACTGTTCGGTTTTCGTGACGTTGTCGTACGTCACCCAGCCTTGCTTGAAGTAGGCGGAACTGCCTGGGATGTCGGTAACCATCGCAGCCAGCAGGCCGCCGGTGCAGCTTTCCGCCAGCGCCAGGGTTTCCCCGCGTGCCGCCAACCGTTTACCGATCGCGACGGGAAGCGTCTCCTCGTCGATTCCATATATAGCGTTTCCCAATCGCTTACGCAATTGTTCTTCAACCGGCGCGATCAGTGCAAATGCTTCCGCTTCCGACTGCGCTCTGGCGGTGATGCGAAGCGTCACTTCCCCTTCAGACGCAAGCGGTGCAATCGTCGGGTTCTGCTGGTTGCGGATCAGATCCGCTACTA encodes:
- a CDS encoding DEAD/DEAH box helicase, which encodes MTTFAELGLNKKVQQAIDEMGFEEPSPIQAQCIPVVLTGQDVIGQAQTGTGKTAAFGIPLVEMTATNTRHVQALILTPTRELAIQVAGELRKIARYKRVRTLPIYGGQSIGHQIKALQQGVHIVIGTPGRVLDHIRRGTLKLDRLQTVVLDEADEMLDMGFIDDIESILQSTPNDRQTLLFSATMPDEVKRLAQRYMQNPVSVTVNRGDVTVPLIEQVYYKVLERNKLESLCRIIDSQEIQLGIIFCRTKRGVDELTEALIARGYMADGLHGDLSQAQRDRVMKKFRNGDIELLVATDVAARGIDVGNVSHVVNYDIPQDPESYVHRIGRTGRAGRRGLAITLVTPREFKLLKTIEKETKAKIVPREVPSLADVAERQAESWRERLRACIQEGGLAHYRAILGNLVDEFDPLDLAAAALKLSVGDLQTEEGQDYDFGDTGAAPGKVRFFINIGRSANIGPADLVKFISEEAGIPGNAIGRIDIFDKFAFLEVEQESAPFVFESLRQTRMNGSRVNLEPARPRERRS
- a CDS encoding competence/damage-inducible protein A; this translates as MRAEVIGVGTELLLGQIANTNAQYISDKLALEGIGVYFHQAVGDNRERIKQVLEIAHARSDVIVLTGGLGPTEDDLTREAVADFLQRRLELDTSVLQKLETLFAQLGREMPVNNRRQAMRIEGGRFLENPRGTAPGQYVEADGRHYFLLPGPPTEMRPMVTDQMIPLLRSVIGRRMTIRSRVLRIFGIGESAMELLVADLIRNQQNPTIAPLASEGEVTLRITARAQSEAEAFALIAPVEEQLRKRLGNAIYGIDEETLPVAIGKRLAARGETLALAESCTGGLLAAMVTDIPGSSAYFKQGWVTYDNVTKTEQLGVSSELLGRYGAVSEECARAMAEGARARSDADWSISVTGIAGPGGGTPDKPVGLVHIAVAGPDGTTAKEFRFRGDRQQIRIRSAKNALYSLFKRLT